A genomic segment from Saimiri boliviensis isolate mSaiBol1 chromosome 14, mSaiBol1.pri, whole genome shotgun sequence encodes:
- the LOC141581152 gene encoding mucin-16-like, producing the protein MGREGPAHPGHRRRPLLALAVSLLLTCRPGLPFNAVVFAQTTDQGTLGAPRQLTPDPSSQASLISSVGTHKPRESSASPHGTSVRPTGSPLVEKSTIGPAAKTLASPASSVVGRTTQSLGVLFSALSESTSRGITHSKQRTSPSPSPQVNGTPSGNSFATSVVSGLSSPSTRTSSTEGNFTKEASTYTLTVETTKGPVTERYTAPTETSTTKGDSTGTPWNTRYIPAKITSLMKTFADSTASRESVPLSMTPAETTVTDPHTSGRTNPSFGTVSSSFLDLSSRGTPNSRAGTSLELTPSTTGYLFSSPEPGSPGHSRISTSAPLLSSASVFNNKISEASIFFGQSITSPMSPGMPEARTSAMPNSVIPFSMTLSNAETSAERIRDTISSLGTPSTSTEQTAESVLTSHAFTETTYIPSTHTTKTLASEWSGSPGALSGTSNSVLTTTSPSTTLVSGETDTHYSTHGKETEGNLNASMTPLETSAPGEETEMTATLGPTPNFTTLDRKIRSPSQVSLSHPTRELSPTGSASGRHSFSTAAHGSSDILRATTSSISPASSWTSESTAQHFSEPQHTQWVETSPSMEMERLPASTSVFTSPATGSMEATSVRELSTTMLTTETTSSPGAVYAMASTNIPIVRGYVTERRLATTHLPIGTTASSEISTDFTMAKESVSMDCWECGAFQQDPRLNS; encoded by the exons ATGGGCCGGGAGGGCCCTGCACACCCAGGGCACCGACGAAGGCCCCTGCTAGCGCTGGCCGTGAGCCTCCTCCTCACCTGCAGGCCAG GGCTGCCTTTCAATGCAGTGGTCTTTGCCCAAACCACAGACCAAGGAACACTTGGAGCCCCCAGACAGTTGACACCTGACCCTTCCTCCCAAGCATCACTCATCAGCTCTGTGG GAACTCACAAGCCTAGGGAGAGTTCAGCATCCCCACATGGAACCTCAGTGCGGCCAACGGGCAGCCCTCTGGTGGAAAAATCAACAATTGGTCCTGCTG CTAAGACCTTGGCCAGTCCTGCATCTTCAGTTGTGGGAAGAACCACCCAGTCTTTGGGCGTGTTGTTCTCTGCTCTCTCTGAGTCAACCTCTAGAGGAATTACACACTCCAAGCAAAGAACCAGCCCATCACCAAGTCCCCAGGTCAATGGAACTCCCTCTGGGAACTCCTTTGCTACAAGCGTGGTCTCAGGATTGAGTTCCCCAAGCACCAGGACCAGTTCCACAGAAGGAAATTTTACCAAAGAAGCATCGACATACACACTCACTGTAGAGACCACAAAAGGCCCCGTCACTGAAAGGTACACAGCCCCCACTGAGACCTCAACAACCAAAGGTGACAGCACAGGGACCCCCTGGAACACAAGGTATATTCCTGCAAAAATCACATCTCTAATGAAGACATTTGCAGATTCAACTGCATCCAGGGAAAGTGTCCCACTGTCTATGACTCCAGCTGAGACCACAGTTACAGACCCACATACTTCAGGAAGGACAAACCCATCATTTGGGacagtttcttcttcctttcttgacTTATCATCTAGAGGGACCCCAAATTCCAGAGCCGGGACAAGCCTGGAACTGACTCCATCAACCACGGGatatctcttttcctctcctgaaCCTGGCTCCCCAGGACACAGCAGAATAAGTACCAGTGCGCCTTTGCTGTCATCTGCTTCagttttcaataataaaatttcagagGCCAGCATATTCTTCGGCCAGAGTATCACCTCCCCTATGTCTCCTGGGATGCCTGAGGCCAGAACCAGCGCAATGCCCAACTCAGTGATCCCTTTTTCCATGACACTAAGCAATGCAGAAACAAGTGCTGAAAGGATCCGAGATACAATTTCTTCTCTGGGGACTCCATCTACATCCACAGAGCAGACAGCAGAGAGTGTCCTTACCTCCCATGCCTTCACTGAAACCACGTATATACCCAGCACCCACACAACCAAGACTTTGGCTTCAGAATGGTCAGGGAGTCCAGGTGCCCTCAGTGGCACCAGCAATTCGGTGCTGACAACCACATCTCCATCTACCACTTTAGTCTCAGGGGAGACTGACACCCATTACTCCACACATggaaaggaaacagaaggaaatttgaATGCATCTATGACTCCACTTGAGACCTCTGCTCCTGGAGAGGAGACTGAAATGACTGCCACCTTGGGCCCCACTCCAAATTTTACCACCCTTGACAGGAAGATCAGAAGTCCATCTCAGGTTTCTTTATCCCACCCAACAAGAGAGCTCAGCCCCACAGGCAGCGCCTCTGGGAGACACAGTTTCAGTACAGCTGCTCACGGAAGCTCTGACATCTTGAGGGCAACCACTTCCAGCATCTCACCAGCATCCTCATGGACCAGTGAAAGCACAGCTCAGCACTTTAGTGAACCCCAGCACACACAGTGGGTGGAGACAAGTCCTAGCATGGAAATGGAGAGACTCCCAGCATCAACCAGTGTGTTCACTTCTCCAGCAACTGGTTCCATGGAAGCAACTTCTGTCAGGGAACTATCAACAACCATGCTCACAACAGAGACCACAAGCAGCCCAGGCGCTGTTTATGCTATGGCTTCTACCAACATCCCAATTGTAAGGGGCTATGTTACCGAAAGAAGATTGGCCACAACCCACCTGCCCATTGGAACCACAGCTTCCTCTGAGATATCTACAGATTTTACCATGGCCAAAGAAAGTGTCTCAAT GGACTGTTGGGAGTGTGGAGCCTTCCAGCAGGACCCCAGGCTCAACAGCTAA